From Streptomyces fungicidicus, one genomic window encodes:
- a CDS encoding acyltransferase family protein, whose amino-acid sequence MPRTAPPTAAPTAGPAAQPAAAPAARGGPGRERRDDIDLLRVVCTAAVVLVHASAEFLDAGHRTTGVLGDSAGRFAVPAFFAMAGWAALVGSPVRGDAQLLTRLGRILRPMTVWTAVYLLWQYLSGRQPPHEGLRDAAHALFGSVEPAFHLWYLYTYVPLLLLLGVAVLVLGRRAAPRRSLLLLAAFAVAPAFAGDARTLTGLPLPSWDWSVSLYSLAYAVAGAALLAARRRGPRGLWLAGTAAALVALTVYQLTVRHPAAYGSVAVAAPTFALLGAVSGVRVPERARALLGRLSDASFGTYLVHLLFVTVLVGPVAEAVPHGIAAPVALAVTAVAAAVLSFAVSVLWGRLGMRKWLG is encoded by the coding sequence ATGCCCCGCACCGCGCCCCCCACCGCCGCACCGACCGCCGGACCGGCCGCGCAGCCGGCCGCCGCACCGGCCGCGCGGGGCGGACCCGGCCGTGAACGGCGCGACGACATCGACCTGCTGCGGGTCGTCTGCACCGCGGCGGTCGTACTGGTGCACGCCTCCGCCGAGTTCCTCGACGCCGGCCACCGCACCACCGGCGTCCTCGGCGACTCGGCGGGCCGGTTCGCCGTGCCGGCGTTCTTCGCGATGGCCGGCTGGGCGGCCCTGGTCGGCTCGCCCGTGCGCGGCGACGCCCAGCTCCTCACCCGCCTCGGACGGATCCTGCGCCCGATGACGGTGTGGACGGCCGTCTACCTCCTCTGGCAGTACCTGTCCGGGCGGCAGCCGCCGCACGAAGGCCTCAGGGACGCGGCCCACGCGCTGTTCGGCTCCGTCGAGCCCGCCTTCCACCTCTGGTACCTCTACACCTACGTGCCGCTCCTGCTGCTCCTCGGCGTCGCCGTGCTCGTCCTCGGGCGGCGCGCGGCGCCCCGCAGGTCGCTGCTGCTGCTCGCCGCGTTCGCCGTGGCGCCGGCGTTCGCCGGGGACGCGCGGACCCTCACCGGGCTGCCCCTGCCCTCCTGGGACTGGAGCGTGTCGCTGTACTCGCTGGCCTACGCGGTGGCGGGCGCGGCCCTGCTCGCCGCCCGGCGTCGCGGCCCGCGCGGGCTGTGGCTCGCGGGCACGGCGGCCGCCCTCGTCGCCCTCACGGTGTACCAGCTCACCGTGCGGCACCCCGCCGCGTACGGCAGCGTGGCGGTGGCCGCGCCGACCTTCGCCCTGCTCGGCGCGGTGAGCGGGGTGCGGGTGCCGGAGAGGGCGCGGGCGCTGCTGGGGCGGCTGTCGGACGCCTCGTTCGGGACGTACCTGGTGCACCTGCTGTTCGTGACGGTGCTGGTGGGGCCCGTCGCGGAGGCGGTGCCGCACGGGATCGCGGCGCCCGTGGCGCTCGCCGTGACGGCGGTGGCCGCCGCCGTGCTGTCCTTCGCCGTGAGCGTCCTGTGGGGCCGGCTGGGGATGCGCAAGTGGCTCGGCTGA